Proteins encoded in a region of the Elaeis guineensis isolate ETL-2024a chromosome 7, EG11, whole genome shotgun sequence genome:
- the LOC140859043 gene encoding uncharacterized protein, translated as MGPEHYDRVRGYGVGVTPTQLSEVSRYTQHAAADAQDSRIHRLEAEIQEIRQSRAAEMEEMRQSRAEMQAMRRQIDRLTSLLEMYGSSQAPGISGTRRDSGTSRGDNDDHPPVD; from the exons atgggaccagagcactacgaccgagtgaggggttatggagtaggagtcacccccactcagttatctgaggttagtagatatacgcagcatgctgcagcagatgctcaggattcacgcattcacagactcgaggcggagatacaggagattagacagagtcgtgccgctgagatggaggagatgcgacagagccgtgccgagatgcaggccatgaggagacagattgatcgccttacatctttattagagatgtatggttcatctcag gctcctggcatatcaggcacccgtcgagatagcggcacgtcacgtggagacaacgacgaccatccgcctgtagattga